DNA sequence from the bacterium genome:
CCCCGGTGTGGAGGCCCACCCGGACCTCGATCCCCAACGCGCGGACCGCGTCGCGGAGGGCGCACGCGCATCGGATCGCCCGGGCCGGCCCGTCGAACGCCGCGAGCACCCCGTCCCCGGCTGTGTCGATTTCGCGGCCGCGATGGCGCTCGAGTTCCCGGCGCGCCAACGTCTGGTAGCGCACCAACAGCTCGCGCCACCGGCTATCGCCCAGGGCAGCGGCCCGCTCGGTCGACCCCACGATATCGGCGAACAGCACCGTGGCCAGCACCCGGTCGAATTCCGGCACAGGCCGAGCCCCCGTGAGAAACTCCTCCACCTCGTCGAGGAGCGCGTCTGCATCCCCGACAAACACCAGATGGTCGGAGCCCTCCAGTTCGACATATTTCGCCTGCGGGATGGCGTGAGCGATGTAGCGGGCTCCCTCCACGGCGACATCCCGATCGTCCGTGCGGTGCAGCACCAGCGTCGGCACGCGAATGGTCGGCAGGATATGCCGGACGTCGATCTCGGTGTTCATCCGGGCGAGCGCGAGCGCAGCCCCGGGGCTTGCGCCGGCGCGGAGGTAGGCCGCCCACCACCGCCTGAATGCCTTGTCGGTGGCCATGCGCGGAGCCAGTGTGGCGAGGTCGACAACTCCCCCCCAGCGCTTTTCAATCTCGTCAAAGAATCGCTGCCGTTCCTCGGGCGTGGGGGCCCACGGATACTCAGGAGCCCAGATCCGTTTGGCGTACGTGCCGTAGAATATCAGGGCGGAGGTCCGTTCCGGATAGGTCGCGGCAAACAACGCGCACATGGGGCCGCCCTCGGAGACCC
Encoded proteins:
- a CDS encoding adenylate/guanylate cyclase domain-containing protein; its protein translation is VSEGGPMCALFAATYPERTSALIFYGTYAKRIWAPEYPWAPTPEERQRFFDEIEKRWGGVVDLATLAPRMATDKAFRRWWAAYLRAGASPGAALALARMNTEIDVRHILPTIRVPTLVLHRTDDRDVAVEGARYIAHAIPQAKYVELEGSDHLVFVGDADALLDEVEEFLTGARPVPEFDRVLATVLFADIVGSTERAAALGDSRWRELLVRYQTLARRELERHRGREIDTAGDGVLAAFDGPARAIRCACALRDAVRALGIEVRVGLHTGECEVIGPKLGGIAVHIGARVAAQAGAGEVLVSSTVKDLVAGSGLRFLDRGVHTLKGVPESWHLFAVDQTVEAVRLDR